The following coding sequences are from one Brooklawnia cerclae window:
- a CDS encoding ATP-binding protein: MLDTLFGLIPAASRGQQWLAEDLQLVNWGGYDGAHRVRFSPSATLLCGSSGSGKSTLMDAYIALMMPHTTPFNGASNGGVLGRPRGQEQRNILSYGRGKLDESRTEDGTKLRVLRGDGCDTWTAIAMTWVDRDGTRFTAVRAWYIPATARVLDDTVRVRATVDGEFDLRALEDAARQHLGDASVRATGLATVATDREFSARLHATLGIGAAGAGAKAMSLLARIQAGQQITTVDELYKRMVLEEPETLATADAVVQHFDELETTRQRMLTARQQVSALEPIRGLRSRIEAAGERMRLIDEVGQFTDPSSLATLWRAHRRLGLLREVETELRDRKRAADAAVREKQALAEAVEAERDGLGDVLRASGGDRLETAQRELRDAEGRLTQVRRHRERLDEALAVVRVEVSTAKQFAELSERAREALDDPDAKRAARDAYAAAEGERRALDKQIAALGAERCRAEARHDNIPSSLHEARDLLAAAAGLGRDDLPFVGELVEVRAESEPWREAFNLALGGFATTVLIDAAHLEGFRAAINSVRTPVRVRYEGVHTGLPQFDRLNDRTLPGRLDYRSTPFTGWLQERLDEQFGFVCVDSAAGLSRHPKALTITGQISHGNRGAHGGHGRANVLGFSNQRRLADLGAQVDAAQSQLVNAIAAADAAEATLDALDERLTAFRTVLSLSWDQVDVSAVEAERDRWAGIVDEITAGNPEIARIRSQIEKAAKKVALFREETGRAKHEQDEVERQWAAVTDEVDAAENVLEVAEDAGRVLNPSQAAYLDERFELVDATGSASSSDDLGRFDAALATAGQRLASDRNTAQDTLGEQREALRRTLATFLDRWPNPNLLPDPDASVGDFERILADLEASGLHKLETEWRDSLLTMSGNDLTNLDSTLGRSLREIRDRIEPINVIMQDLPFYDDEHRLQITTRENQSAVRQRFRKELREVRGLIDAAETDEEREQVYHRMARLINRIRRTAPDFADLIDVRNHVRVSAERINAVTKQHVALYDHIGEKSGGESQELIAFIVGAALRYQLGDAGAERPRYAPVFLDEALIKADAHFTKRAIGAWRGLGFQLVIGAPNDKYSAIEPHVDVEYDILKDTRGRSWAKPKVGLPERDA; encoded by the coding sequence ATGCTCGACACCCTCTTCGGCCTCATTCCCGCCGCCTCGCGCGGGCAGCAGTGGCTCGCCGAAGACCTTCAGCTGGTCAACTGGGGAGGCTACGACGGTGCGCACCGCGTGCGGTTCTCTCCGTCGGCGACGCTGCTGTGCGGCAGCTCCGGGTCGGGCAAGTCCACCCTGATGGACGCCTACATCGCCTTGATGATGCCGCACACCACCCCGTTCAACGGGGCCTCCAACGGAGGGGTGCTCGGCCGCCCGCGCGGCCAGGAGCAGCGCAACATCCTGTCGTACGGGCGCGGCAAGCTGGACGAGTCGCGCACCGAGGACGGCACGAAGCTGCGCGTCCTGCGCGGGGACGGCTGCGACACGTGGACGGCTATCGCCATGACCTGGGTCGATCGCGACGGCACCAGGTTCACCGCCGTGCGCGCCTGGTACATCCCGGCCACCGCGCGCGTGCTCGACGACACCGTCCGCGTGCGCGCCACCGTCGACGGCGAGTTCGACCTGCGTGCCCTGGAGGACGCGGCGCGGCAGCACCTCGGCGACGCGTCGGTGCGGGCCACCGGGCTCGCGACCGTCGCCACCGACCGCGAGTTCTCGGCCAGGCTGCACGCGACGCTGGGCATCGGCGCGGCCGGGGCGGGCGCGAAGGCGATGAGCCTGCTCGCCCGCATTCAGGCCGGCCAGCAGATCACGACGGTCGACGAGCTCTACAAGCGGATGGTGCTGGAGGAGCCGGAGACCCTCGCGACGGCCGACGCGGTCGTCCAGCACTTCGACGAACTGGAGACCACTCGCCAGCGGATGCTCACCGCCAGGCAGCAGGTCAGCGCCCTGGAGCCGATCCGTGGCCTGCGATCGCGTATCGAGGCCGCCGGCGAGCGCATGCGACTCATCGACGAGGTCGGCCAGTTCACCGACCCGTCCTCGCTCGCGACACTGTGGCGGGCACACCGTCGGCTCGGCCTGCTGCGCGAGGTGGAGACCGAGCTGCGCGACCGCAAGCGAGCCGCTGACGCCGCGGTGCGCGAGAAGCAGGCACTGGCCGAGGCCGTCGAGGCCGAACGCGACGGGCTCGGCGATGTGCTGCGTGCGTCCGGCGGCGACCGTCTCGAGACCGCCCAGCGGGAGCTTCGCGACGCGGAGGGCCGGCTCACGCAGGTGCGGCGTCACCGCGAACGGCTCGACGAGGCCCTTGCCGTCGTCCGGGTAGAGGTGAGCACGGCAAAGCAGTTCGCGGAGCTGTCCGAACGCGCACGCGAGGCATTGGATGATCCGGACGCCAAGCGTGCCGCGCGCGATGCGTACGCTGCGGCCGAGGGGGAAAGGCGCGCCCTCGACAAGCAGATCGCTGCGTTGGGGGCCGAGCGGTGCCGAGCTGAGGCCCGGCACGACAACATCCCGTCGAGCTTGCATGAGGCACGCGACCTGCTGGCCGCTGCAGCCGGTCTGGGGCGCGACGACCTCCCCTTCGTCGGCGAACTGGTGGAGGTGCGTGCCGAATCCGAGCCATGGCGCGAGGCGTTTAACCTCGCGCTCGGCGGCTTCGCGACCACCGTTCTGATTGATGCCGCCCATCTGGAGGGCTTCCGGGCTGCGATCAACTCCGTCCGCACCCCTGTGCGCGTCCGCTATGAGGGGGTTCACACTGGCCTTCCCCAGTTCGACCGGCTCAACGACCGGACGCTGCCCGGACGGCTCGACTACCGGTCCACCCCATTCACCGGCTGGCTTCAGGAGCGGCTGGACGAACAGTTCGGGTTCGTCTGCGTCGACTCGGCTGCGGGGCTGTCCCGTCACCCGAAGGCGCTCACGATCACTGGTCAGATCTCCCACGGCAACCGGGGCGCTCATGGTGGGCACGGCCGAGCCAACGTGCTCGGTTTTTCCAATCAGCGGCGCTTGGCAGATCTCGGCGCGCAGGTCGATGCCGCCCAAAGTCAGCTCGTGAATGCGATAGCAGCGGCGGATGCTGCGGAGGCTACCCTCGACGCGCTTGACGAAAGGCTCACCGCCTTCCGGACGGTTCTCAGCCTCTCCTGGGACCAGGTCGATGTCAGCGCGGTCGAGGCGGAGCGTGACCGCTGGGCCGGGATCGTCGACGAGATCACCGCGGGGAACCCCGAGATCGCGAGGATCAGATCGCAGATCGAGAAGGCCGCGAAGAAGGTCGCCCTCTTTCGGGAGGAGACCGGCCGTGCCAAACACGAGCAGGATGAGGTCGAACGGCAGTGGGCCGCGGTCACCGACGAGGTCGACGCAGCCGAAAACGTCCTTGAGGTCGCCGAGGATGCGGGACGGGTGCTGAACCCGAGCCAGGCCGCCTACCTGGACGAGCGTTTCGAGCTCGTGGATGCGACGGGCTCGGCGAGTTCGTCGGACGATCTGGGGCGCTTCGACGCGGCACTGGCCACGGCAGGGCAGCGGCTGGCATCCGATCGGAACACCGCGCAGGATACGTTGGGGGAGCAGCGAGAGGCTCTCCGGAGGACGTTGGCGACGTTTCTCGACCGCTGGCCCAATCCGAACCTGTTGCCCGACCCGGACGCATCGGTCGGCGACTTCGAGCGCATCTTGGCCGATCTGGAGGCCAGCGGTCTGCACAAGCTCGAGACGGAATGGCGCGATAGCCTGCTGACGATGTCGGGCAACGATCTGACCAACCTCGACTCGACCCTCGGCCGCTCGCTGCGCGAGATCCGTGACCGCATCGAGCCGATCAACGTGATCATGCAGGACTTGCCGTTCTACGACGACGAACACCGCCTCCAGATCACCACGCGCGAGAACCAGTCGGCGGTGCGCCAGCGGTTCCGCAAGGAGCTGCGCGAGGTGCGGGGGCTCATCGACGCCGCCGAGACGGACGAGGAGCGCGAGCAGGTGTACCACCGCATGGCTCGGCTAATCAACCGGATCCGGCGAACCGCCCCCGACTTCGCCGACCTCATCGACGTGCGCAACCACGTGCGCGTCAGCGCCGAGCGGATCAACGCCGTCACCAAGCAGCACGTCGCCCTGTACGACCACATCGGTGAGAAATCGGGCGGGGAATCACAGGAGCTGATCGCGTTCATCGTCGGCGCCGCGCTGCGCTACCAGCTGGGCGACGCCGGGGCCGAGCGTCCGCGCTACGCGCCGGTGTTCCTCGATGAGGCGCTCATCAAGGCCGACGCGCATTTCACCAAGCGCGCGATCGGCGCGTGGCGAGGCCTGGGGTTTCAGCTCGTCATCGGCGCGCCCAACGACAAGTACAGCGCGATCGAGCCGCACGTCGATGTGGAGTATGACATCCTCAAGGACACTCGTGGCCGGTCTTGGGCGAAGCCGAAGGTGGGGCTCCCGGAGCGGGACGCATGA